Proteins from one Candidatus Zixiibacteriota bacterium genomic window:
- the nifJ gene encoding pyruvate:ferredoxin (flavodoxin) oxidoreductase yields MVMPGEYKTIDGNEAAAYSAYHLSEIIAIYPITPSSPMGELSDAWSAAKDPNAWGSIPSVVEMQSEAGAAGAVHGALQAGALTTTFTSSQGLLLMIPNMFKIAGELTPTVFHVAARAVAAHALSIFGDHSDVMAVRTTGFALMPSGSIQEAHDFPLIAQAATLASRVPFLHFFDGFRTSHEVQKIRMLDVETMRAMIDDELILAHRRNALSPDHPVLRGSAQNPDVYFQARETVNRFYSACPEITQTAMDRFAELTGRRYRLFDYQGAPDAERVVVIMGSGAETAWETVDDLVARGEKVGVVIPRLYRPFAGDAFVRALPESVRAIAVLDRTKEPGGVGEPLYLDVVTALREDQDSAEPIRRTVPRVIGGRYGLSSKEFTPAMVQSVLEECGRERPKNHFTVGINDDVTHTSLDYDGSYQPKSRGRFSGIFYGLGADGTVGANKNSIKIIGEGTDNYAQGYFVYDSKKAGSVTVSHLRFGPEPIRSPYLVSEAQFVGCHQFVFLEKYDVLQYAAPNGVFLLNSPYGPDEVWDHLPRTIQEGIVAKKLRFHVIDAYSVARESGMGGRINSVMQTCFFAISGIFPRDEAIARIKGAIQSTYGGKGDEVVQMNYRAVDQTLANLHEVKVPGAVTSRIELPPVVPDRAPDFVRDVTAMMIAGRGDELPVSAMPCDGTFPVATAQWEKRNIAQEIPVWDPDVCIYCGKCAMVCPHATIRIKVYDPKHLAGAPPTFKSVDAKDREWAGLKYTIQVAPEDCTGCGLCVDVCPAKNKTQTRLKALNMATQLPLREPERANWEFFLAIPELDRDRVNHGTVRQSQVLEPLFEFSGACSGCGETPYVKLLTQLFGDRALIANATGCSSIYGGNLPTTPFTKNTEGRGPAWSNSLFEDNAEFGLGFRLTIDQHAAAAAHLLRQMESEVGTELVAAIVGADQSNEPGIFEQRQRVARLKEKLAVLKSDSARQLLSIADMLVKKSVWIVGGDGWAYDIGYGGLDHVLASGRNVNILVLDTEVYSNTGGQMSKSTPRAAVAKFAAAGKPGRKKDLALMATSYGNVYVARVAMGAKDEHTLRSFLEAESYDGPSLIIAYSHCIAHGIDMTRGLQNQKAAVSSGQWILFRYDPRRAAAGQNPLVLDSGAPKMKVADYLRMENRFQMLTKSHPEEAKELWREAQADMEERWRLYEHLAAPVKPGGGEAVGSKDEQKPAAVKA; encoded by the coding sequence ATGGTCATGCCAGGCGAATACAAGACCATCGACGGCAACGAGGCAGCCGCATACAGCGCGTATCATCTCAGCGAGATCATCGCCATCTATCCGATCACGCCATCCTCCCCCATGGGGGAGTTGTCAGATGCCTGGTCGGCCGCGAAAGATCCGAACGCTTGGGGGAGCATCCCGAGCGTCGTGGAGATGCAGAGCGAGGCGGGAGCCGCCGGCGCGGTCCACGGGGCACTGCAAGCGGGGGCGCTGACGACGACGTTCACATCGTCGCAGGGGCTGCTGCTGATGATTCCGAACATGTTCAAGATCGCCGGCGAGTTGACGCCGACGGTGTTCCACGTTGCCGCCCGCGCCGTCGCGGCGCACGCGTTGTCGATTTTCGGCGATCATTCCGATGTGATGGCGGTGCGGACGACCGGTTTTGCGCTGATGCCCTCGGGGTCGATCCAGGAGGCGCACGACTTTCCCCTGATCGCCCAGGCCGCGACGTTGGCGTCGCGCGTACCATTCCTGCACTTCTTCGACGGCTTCCGCACGTCGCATGAAGTACAGAAGATCCGCATGCTCGATGTCGAGACGATGCGCGCGATGATCGACGACGAGTTGATCCTGGCCCACCGCCGCAACGCGCTCTCCCCCGATCATCCGGTGCTGCGCGGTTCCGCTCAGAACCCGGATGTCTACTTCCAGGCGCGGGAGACGGTGAACCGTTTCTACAGCGCCTGCCCGGAGATCACGCAGACGGCGATGGACCGATTTGCCGAGCTCACCGGACGGCGCTATCGGCTCTTTGATTATCAGGGTGCGCCCGACGCCGAACGCGTGGTCGTGATCATGGGTTCGGGAGCGGAAACGGCATGGGAGACGGTCGATGATCTGGTCGCCCGGGGAGAAAAGGTCGGCGTTGTCATTCCGCGGCTGTACCGACCATTTGCCGGCGACGCGTTCGTGCGGGCGCTGCCTGAGAGTGTACGTGCCATCGCCGTGCTCGATCGCACCAAGGAGCCGGGCGGCGTGGGCGAGCCGCTCTACCTCGACGTGGTCACGGCGCTGCGCGAGGATCAGGACAGTGCCGAGCCGATTCGTCGGACCGTTCCAAGAGTGATCGGCGGACGCTATGGACTCTCATCGAAGGAATTCACGCCCGCGATGGTCCAATCGGTGCTGGAGGAATGCGGGCGGGAACGCCCCAAGAATCACTTCACGGTGGGCATCAACGACGATGTGACGCACACGTCGCTGGACTACGACGGTAGTTATCAACCGAAGAGCCGGGGACGTTTCTCCGGCATCTTCTATGGTCTGGGAGCCGATGGGACGGTCGGCGCCAACAAGAACAGCATCAAGATCATCGGCGAGGGCACAGACAACTACGCCCAGGGGTACTTCGTCTATGACTCGAAGAAGGCCGGCTCGGTAACCGTCTCGCATCTGCGATTCGGACCGGAGCCGATCCGCTCCCCCTACCTGGTCAGCGAGGCGCAGTTTGTCGGTTGCCACCAGTTCGTGTTCCTCGAGAAGTATGACGTGTTGCAATACGCCGCCCCAAACGGGGTGTTCTTACTCAACAGCCCCTATGGCCCCGACGAAGTCTGGGATCACCTGCCGCGTACGATCCAGGAAGGGATCGTGGCCAAGAAGCTGCGCTTCCATGTCATCGATGCCTACTCGGTGGCGCGCGAATCGGGGATGGGGGGACGGATCAACTCCGTGATGCAGACCTGTTTCTTCGCCATCTCGGGGATCTTCCCGCGTGACGAGGCGATTGCCCGCATCAAGGGCGCGATTCAGTCGACCTACGGGGGCAAGGGCGACGAGGTCGTGCAGATGAACTACCGCGCGGTCGACCAGACACTGGCCAATCTGCACGAGGTCAAGGTCCCGGGGGCAGTCACCAGCCGGATTGAGTTGCCGCCGGTGGTTCCGGATCGCGCGCCCGATTTTGTGCGTGACGTGACGGCGATGATGATTGCCGGTCGGGGCGACGAACTTCCGGTCTCGGCGATGCCCTGTGACGGGACCTTTCCGGTCGCCACCGCGCAGTGGGAGAAGCGGAACATCGCGCAGGAGATACCCGTGTGGGATCCGGACGTGTGCATCTACTGCGGCAAGTGCGCCATGGTCTGTCCCCACGCCACGATCCGGATCAAAGTCTATGATCCGAAGCATCTGGCCGGTGCGCCGCCGACTTTCAAGTCCGTCGATGCCAAAGACCGCGAGTGGGCGGGGCTGAAATACACGATCCAGGTCGCCCCGGAAGATTGCACCGGGTGCGGGTTGTGTGTCGATGTCTGCCCGGCGAAGAACAAGACGCAGACGCGCCTCAAAGCGCTGAACATGGCGACGCAACTGCCGTTGCGCGAGCCGGAGCGTGCCAACTGGGAGTTCTTCCTGGCGATTCCCGAGCTCGACCGCGATCGGGTCAACCACGGCACCGTGCGCCAGTCGCAGGTGCTGGAGCCGTTATTCGAGTTCTCGGGGGCGTGCAGCGGTTGCGGCGAGACGCCATATGTCAAGCTCCTCACGCAGTTGTTCGGTGATCGGGCGCTGATCGCCAACGCCACGGGTTGCTCATCGATTTATGGCGGCAATTTGCCGACCACGCCGTTCACGAAAAACACGGAAGGACGCGGCCCGGCATGGTCCAACTCGCTGTTCGAGGACAACGCCGAGTTTGGTCTGGGATTCCGCCTGACGATCGATCAACACGCCGCGGCCGCCGCGCACTTGCTGCGGCAGATGGAAAGCGAGGTCGGCACGGAGTTGGTGGCGGCCATCGTGGGGGCCGACCAATCGAACGAGCCGGGGATCTTTGAACAGCGGCAGCGTGTGGCACGGTTGAAGGAGAAGTTGGCGGTGCTCAAGTCGGATTCCGCCCGGCAGCTTCTGTCTATTGCCGACATGCTGGTGAAGAAGAGCGTCTGGATCGTCGGCGGCGACGGCTGGGCGTACGACATCGGGTATGGCGGCCTCGATCATGTCCTGGCATCGGGACGCAACGTCAACATTCTCGTTCTGGACACGGAGGTCTACTCCAACACCGGCGGGCAAATGTCGAAGTCGACGCCGCGCGCGGCGGTCGCCAAGTTCGCGGCGGCGGGGAAGCCCGGCCGCAAGAAGGACCTGGCGTTGATGGCCACCAGCTATGGCAACGTGTATGTCGCGCGCGTGGCGATGGGCGCGAAGGATGAACATACCCTGCGATCGTTTTTGGAGGCGGAGTCCTACGATGGTCCCTCCCTCATCATTGCATACAGCCACTGCATCGCGCACGGCATCGACATGACGCGGGGGCTGCAAAACCAGAAAGCGGCGGTGTCGTCGGGGCAGTGGATTCTCTTCCGCTATGATCCGCGTCGCGCCGCGGCAGGACAGAATCCGCTGGTGCTGGACTCGGGCGCGCCCAAGATGAAGGTCGCCGACTATCTGCGCATGGAAAACCGGTTCCAGATGCTGACCAAGAGTCATCCCGAGGAGGCCAAGGAGCTGTGGCGGGAGGCGCAGGCCGACATGGAGGAGCGGTGGCGGCTGTACGAGCACCTGGCGGCGCCAGTGAAGCCGGGGGGCGGTGAAGCAGTCGGATCAAAGGACGAACAGAAGCCGGCGGCCGTGAAGGCATAA
- the dmeF gene encoding CDF family Co(II)/Ni(II) efflux transporter DmeF, translated as MTHLQSLTPWKHAHRFHLAGAGAEHRTIAVVALTGTVMVVEIIAGILTHSMALLADGWHMSTHMAALAIAVVAYRIARRREDDRRYTFGTGKVGVLGGYTSAVFLALIAVLMAGESIHRFVSPKVIEFDWAIRVAVLGLVVNLVSAAILGQRPHRHENGHGHAPHHDHNLKAAYLHVLADALTSMTAIVALVTGKYMGWAWMDPLMGIVGASVICVWAYGLLRDTSRILLDRQPDGSLTARIHELIEADSDTRIADLHVWQVGSGNLAAIISLVTDEPKPPQHYRRLVSGIAALAHVTIEVNPCE; from the coding sequence ATGACACATCTGCAGTCTCTCACTCCATGGAAGCACGCGCACCGCTTCCACCTGGCCGGCGCTGGCGCAGAGCACCGGACCATAGCCGTCGTCGCGCTGACCGGCACCGTGATGGTGGTGGAGATCATCGCCGGAATCCTCACCCACTCGATGGCGCTTCTGGCCGACGGTTGGCACATGAGCACGCACATGGCGGCGCTCGCCATCGCCGTGGTCGCCTACCGGATCGCCCGGCGGAGGGAGGACGATCGCCGCTACACCTTCGGGACCGGAAAGGTGGGAGTGCTCGGCGGCTACACCAGCGCCGTATTCCTCGCTCTGATCGCGGTCCTGATGGCGGGAGAGTCGATTCACCGATTCGTCAGCCCAAAGGTCATCGAATTCGACTGGGCGATCCGGGTCGCCGTGTTGGGCCTTGTGGTCAACCTCGTCAGCGCCGCCATTCTGGGGCAGAGGCCGCACCGCCATGAGAATGGACACGGCCATGCGCCGCACCACGATCACAATCTAAAGGCGGCATACCTGCACGTATTGGCTGACGCGCTCACATCCATGACCGCCATCGTCGCGTTGGTGACCGGCAAGTACATGGGGTGGGCGTGGATGGATCCGCTCATGGGGATCGTGGGCGCGTCGGTCATCTGTGTCTGGGCCTATGGTCTCCTGCGCGACACCAGCCGCATCCTACTCGACCGCCAACCCGACGGCAGCTTGACCGCCAGGATCCACGAGTTGATCGAGGCCGATTCCGATACTCGCATTGCCGACCTGCATGTCTGGCAGGTCGGCAGCGGCAACCTGGCGGCGATTATCTCACTGGTCACCGACGAGCCGAAGCCGCCCCAACACTACCGGAGGCTGGTCAGCGGCATCGCGGCACTGGCCCATGTGACAATCGAGGTCAATCCGTGCGAATAG
- the def gene encoding peptide deformylase, with translation MAILKVAKLGHPVLRRSAESLAPEQIGSADIQRLIDDMFETMAEYGGVGLAAPQVHRSVRLLVTEDIPDPEHEGTMLAERSVVINPELTFLTDEEVAFFEGCLSIPDFRGRVPRPRKIRLRGLNRHGSRIDREVEGFPAVVYQHEVDHLNGVVFLDRMRDFSTLSYLSEFDRFLAASAGPVEV, from the coding sequence ATGGCGATTCTCAAAGTGGCGAAGCTCGGGCACCCGGTTCTCAGGCGCTCGGCGGAATCCTTGGCCCCCGAACAGATCGGCTCGGCCGACATCCAGCGGTTGATCGACGATATGTTCGAGACAATGGCCGAGTACGGCGGTGTTGGACTGGCGGCGCCGCAGGTGCACCGCTCCGTCCGCCTGCTGGTCACCGAAGACATTCCCGACCCGGAGCACGAGGGGACGATGTTGGCCGAGCGCAGCGTCGTGATCAACCCGGAATTGACGTTCCTGACCGATGAGGAAGTCGCGTTCTTCGAGGGTTGCCTGTCGATCCCCGACTTCCGCGGCCGGGTGCCGCGACCGCGCAAGATCCGTTTACGCGGGTTGAATCGCCACGGAAGCAGGATTGACCGCGAGGTCGAGGGCTTTCCCGCCGTCGTCTATCAGCATGAGGTCGATCATCTCAATGGCGTTGTCTTTCTCGACCGCATGCGCGACTTCTCCACGCTCTCGTATCTCAGCGAATTCGACCGTTTCCTCGCCGCGAGCGCCGGACCGGTGGAGGTCTGA
- a CDS encoding dihydroorotate dehydrogenase-like protein: MDLTTTYLGMTLANPLVPSASPLSEEIDNIRRMEDAGAAAIVLYSLFEEQLSRERLELHHHLIHGTESFAEALTYFPEPSEFTLGPEGYLEHIRRAKEATRIPIIASLNGYSLGGWMSVARQMQEAGADAIELNIYNIPADPEISGQQVEETCVDIVRAVKSHVDVPVAVKLSPYYSSMAHMARRLDDAGADGLVLFNRFYQPDISLDNLEVVPHVLLSQPQAMRLPLRWVAMLHGRVRASLAATSGIHDQFDVLKMLLAGADVTMLCSTLLRNGVGQIATILTGLRRWMDEHQYESVQQMKGSMSHEHSENPAAYERAQYMRALHSVPAPD; the protein is encoded by the coding sequence ATGGACTTGACGACGACCTACCTGGGAATGACGCTGGCCAATCCGCTGGTGCCGTCGGCGTCGCCGCTCTCGGAGGAGATCGACAACATCAGGCGCATGGAAGATGCGGGGGCGGCGGCGATCGTGCTGTACTCGCTGTTCGAGGAGCAGTTGAGCCGTGAGCGGCTCGAGCTCCATCACCATCTGATCCACGGCACCGAGAGCTTCGCCGAAGCGTTGACCTACTTCCCGGAGCCGTCCGAGTTCACATTGGGACCGGAGGGCTATCTGGAGCACATCCGGCGGGCCAAGGAGGCGACACGGATCCCCATCATCGCCAGCTTGAACGGCTATTCGCTGGGAGGATGGATGTCGGTGGCGCGTCAGATGCAGGAGGCCGGTGCCGACGCAATCGAATTGAACATCTACAACATCCCGGCCGATCCGGAGATCTCCGGGCAACAGGTGGAAGAGACTTGCGTGGATATCGTCCGCGCCGTGAAGAGCCATGTGGATGTCCCGGTGGCGGTCAAGCTGAGTCCGTACTATAGCTCGATGGCACACATGGCGCGGCGCTTGGACGACGCCGGGGCCGATGGCCTGGTGCTGTTCAACCGCTTCTATCAGCCCGATATCAGTCTCGACAATCTCGAAGTCGTGCCCCATGTCCTTCTCAGCCAGCCCCAGGCCATGCGCCTGCCGTTGCGCTGGGTGGCCATGCTGCACGGACGGGTGCGAGCCAGTCTGGCCGCCACCAGCGGCATCCATGATCAATTCGACGTGCTCAAGATGCTTTTGGCCGGCGCCGATGTCACCATGCTCTGTTCCACTCTGCTGCGAAACGGCGTTGGACAGATCGCGACCATCCTGACCGGGCTGCGCCGGTGGATGGACGAGCATCAGTATGAGTCCGTGCAGCAGATGAAGGGGAGCATGAGCCACGAGCACTCCGAGAATCCGGCGGCGTATGAGCGCGCGCAGTACATGCGGGCGCTACACAGCGTCCCAGCGCCGGATTGA